In one window of Thalassophryne amazonica chromosome 9, fThaAma1.1, whole genome shotgun sequence DNA:
- the ftr82 gene encoding finTRIM family, member 82, protein MADPASPDYFSCSLCMNLLRDPVAIPCGHSFCMDCISGYWNEADYTGIYICPQCKITFTQRPVLRPNATLSMVAEKIKKSGLNLNASVGNIYAGPSDVPCDFCSGKKLKAVKSCLNCLASYCEKHLKPHYESATFKRHKLVDELGNLDRKICPQHQKSLELFCRTDQMCICAICTVSEHRGHDIVSAEAERGEKQKLLGVSQAEIKQKCQERVKELEELKTAVDSLKNSAQRAMVESQKMFEDMIRAIERMRSEVTKLIGINEKAAFNQAEALVERLEQEIDELKKKESGLKQLYSTDDHIHFLQNFNYLCTPTDDGFIPKVTVNPDFSFSAVRKAVAEIKDRLEEFGREELLKISKTVNEVPVYTTETRTIDRRNRVKEVTVDSPAPSPEPKSRADFIKYFCQLKLDPNTAYKELHISDTNRKVIRTRDLQPYPDNPERFDSFAQVLCREALFGGRFYWEIEWSGEFSIGVAYRSISRKGKGSLCLLGYNDKSWSLLCSDSGYSAWHNRVDRPVNGPHSPRIGVYLDHTAGVLAFYSIGSSMTLLHRFETTFVEPLYPGFGVGTSVKICNVK, encoded by the exons ATGGCCGATCCCGCGTCGCCAGATTACTTCAGCTGTTCCCTGTGTATGAACCTTCTCAGGGACCCAGTGGCGATCCCCTGTGGCCACAGTTTCTGCATGGACTGCATCAGTGGCTACTGGAATGAGGCAGACTACACAGGGATTTACATTTGCCCCCAGTGTAAGATCACGTTCACCCAGAGGCCTGTGCTACGGCCCAACGCCACCTTAAGCATGGTGGCTGAAAAGATCAAGAAGAGCGGCTTGAACCTCAACGCATCAGTGGGGAACATCTACGCCGGACCAAGCGATGTCCCGTGTGACTTCTGCTCTGGGAAGAAGTTAAAGGCTGTGAAGTCCTGTCTCAACTGTCTGGCGTCTTATTGCGAGAAGCACCTGAAGCCACACTATGAATCAGCCACATTCAAAAGGCACAAGCTTGTGGATGAGCTGGGAAACCTGGATCGGAAGATCTGCCCGCAGCACCAGAAGTCCCTGGAGCTGTTCTGCCGAACAGACCAGATGTGTATCTGTGCGATCTGCACGGTCAGTGAGCACAGGGGCCATGATATCGTCTCCGCTGAGGCAGAGAGGGGCGAGAAGCAG AAACTTTTGGGTGTTTCCCAAGCTGAAATTAAGCAAAAATGCCAAGAGAGGGTGAAGGAGCTGGAGGAGCTGAAGACTGCTGTGGATTCACTGAAA AACTCAGCTCAGAGAGCCATGGTTGAGAGCCAGAAGATGTTCGAGGACATGATTCGTGCCATTGAGCGaatgaggtcagaggtcaccaaGCTGATCGGCATCAACGAGAAGGCCGCGTTCAACCAGGCTGAGGCTTTGGTGGAGCGACTGGAGCAAGAGATCGATGAACTGAAGAAGAAGGAGTCTGGCCTGAAGCAGCTCTACAGCACCGACGACCACATCCATTTTTTACAG AACTTCAACTATCTTTGCACGCCCACTGATGACGGCTTCATACCCAAAGTGACGGTGAACCCTGACTTCTCCTTCAGTGCGGTCAGGAAAGCTGTGGCTGAGATCAAGGACCGACTGGAGGAGTTTGGCAGAGAGGAACTACTTAAGATCTCAAAGACAG TGAACGAGGTCCCAGTGTACACTACAGAGACTCGCACCATAGACAGAAGGAACAGAG TCAAAGAAGTCACTGTGGACAGTCCTGCTCCGTCTCCAGAGCCCAAAAGCAGAGCAGATTTTATTAAGT ATTTCTGCCAACTGAAACTGGACCCCAACACGGCCTACAAGGAGCTGCACATCTCTGACACCAACAGGAAGGTCATCCGCACCAGGGACCTGCAGCCTTATCCAGATAACCCAGAGAGATTTGACAGCTTTGCCCAGGTACTGTGCCGAGAGGCCCTGTTCGGAGGCCGCTTCTACTGGGAAATCGAGTGGAGTGGGGAGTTTTCCATCGGAGTGGCCTACAGAAGCATCAGCCGGAAAGGCAAAGGCTCGCTCTGCCTGCTGGGCTACAATGATAAATCTTGGAGTCTGCTGTGTTCTGACTCCGGTTACTCTGCTTGGCACAATCGAGTGGACAGACCCGTTAATGGACCCCACTCCCCCAGAATAGGTGTGTACCTGGACCACACTGCCGGGGTACTGGCATTTTATAGCATAGGCAGCAGCATGACCCTGCTGCACAGGTTTGAGACCACATTTGTCGAGCCCCtctatccaggttttggagttgGGACCTCAGTCAAGATCTGCAATGTCAAATGA